One part of the Solanum dulcamara chromosome 3, daSolDulc1.2, whole genome shotgun sequence genome encodes these proteins:
- the LOC129882395 gene encoding chlorophyll synthase, chloroplastic, which produces MASLLNSVPSIKLSNFNNNKPLRSSQISSSIFFSLSRRRLVVRATETEKEAKAQAPDKAPAAGGSSINQILGIKGAKQETDKWKIRVQLTKPVTWPPLVWGVVCGAAASGNFHWTPEDVAKSIVCMLMSGPFLTGYTQTINDWYDREIDAINEPYRPIPSGAISEQEVITQIWVLLLGGLGLAGILDVWAGHDFPVIFYLALGGSLLSYIYSAPPLKLKQNGWIGNFALGASYISLPWWAGQALFGTLTPDIIVLTLLYSIAGLGIAIVNDFKSIEGDRAMGLQSLPVAFGSEAAKWICVGAIDITQISVAGYLLGAGKPYYAFALLGLIAPQVFFQFKYFLKDPVKYDVKYQASAQPFLILGLLVTALATSH; this is translated from the exons ATGGCCTCTCTTCTCAACTCTGTGCCATCTATTAAACTGTCaaatttcaacaacaacaaaccacTTCGCTCTTCACAAATTTCATCCTCCATTTTCTTCTCCCTCTCTC GAAGAAGGCTTGTTGTTAGAGCTACAGAGACTGAAAAAGAAg CTAAAGCACAGGCACCGGATAAGGCACCAGCTGCTGGTGGCTCAAGTATAAATCAGATTCTTGGAATCAAAGGAGCAAAGCAAGAAACG GACAAGTGGAAGATTCGTGTTCAGCTTACAAAACCTGTTACTTGGCCTCCCCTTGTGTGGGGTGTGGTCTGTGGAGCTGCTGCTTCTG GGAACTTCCACTGGACTCCAGAAGATGTGGCCAAATCAATTGTTTGTATGTTGATGTCTGGCCCATTTCTAACAGGTTATACTCAG ACTATTAATGATTGGTATGATAGAGAGATTGATGCTATTAATGAACCCTACCGTCCAATTCCTTCAGGGGCAATATCTGAACAAGAG GTCATTACTCAAATATGGGTGCTTCTCTTAGGAGGTCTTGGGTTAGCTGGTATTTTAGATGTGTGG GCAGGGCACGACTTTCCTGTGATATTTTACCTTGCACTTGGTGGATCCTTGCTCTCCTACATCTACTCCGCTCCACCATTAAAG CTCAAGCAGAATGGATGGATTGGAAATTTTGCTCTAGGAGCAAGTTATATCAGCTTGCCTTG GTGGGCTGGTCAAGCTTTGTTCGGGACCCTTACACCTGACATAATTGTACTAACGCTATTGTATAGCATTGCCGGT CTGGGCATAGCCATTGTAAATGATTTCAAAAGCATTGAAGGAGATAGAGCGATGGGGCTTCAG TCACTTCCAGTAGCTTTTGGTTCTGAAGCTGCTAAATGGATTTGTGTTGGTGCCATTGACATAACTCAGATATCAGTGGCAG GGTATCTTTTAGGTGCTGGCAAACCCTATTATGCTTTTGCACTTCTAGGTTTAATTGCTCCACAAGTCTTCTTCCAG TTCAAGTACTTCCTCAAAGACCCAGTAAAATACGACGTTAAGTATCAG GCTAGTGCACAGCCATTTCTTATACTTGGTCTCTTGGTTACTGCTTTAGCAACTAGCCATTAA